A single region of the Pseudomonas sp. VD-NE ins genome encodes:
- the yajC gene encoding preprotein translocase subunit YajC, whose product MSFFISNAMADAAAPAAAGPMGGGFEWIFLVGFLVIFYLMIWRPQAKRAKEQKNLLSSLAKGDEVVTTGGIAGKITKVADDFVVLEVSDTVEMKFQKGAIAATLPKGTLKAI is encoded by the coding sequence ATGAGCTTTTTTATCTCTAACGCCATGGCTGACGCGGCTGCACCGGCTGCTGCCGGCCCAATGGGCGGCGGTTTCGAGTGGATTTTCCTGGTCGGCTTCCTGGTCATCTTCTACCTGATGATCTGGCGTCCACAGGCCAAGCGCGCCAAAGAGCAGAAGAACCTGCTGAGCAGCCTTGCGAAAGGCGACGAAGTTGTGACCACTGGCGGCATCGCCGGCAAGATCACCAAAGTGGCCGATGACTTCGTGGTTCTGGAAGTTTCGGACACCGTGGAAATGAAGTTCCAGAAAGGCGCCATCGCCGCCACGCTGCCAAAAGGCACGCTGAAAGCGATCTGA
- the tgt gene encoding tRNA guanosine(34) transglycosylase Tgt has protein sequence MSFELLATDGKARRGRLTFPRGTVETPAFMPVGTYGTVKGMLPRDIVATGAEIILGNTFHLWLRPGTQVIKEHGDLHDFMQWKGPILTDSGGFQVFSLGAMRKIKEEGVTFASPVDGAKVFMGPEESMQVQRDLGSDIVMIFDECTPYPADEDVARVSMELSLRWAQRSKNAHGENTAALFGIVQGGMHQDLRMRSLEGLDKIGFDGLAIGGLSVGEPKHEMIKVLDYLPGMMPADKPRYLMGVGKPEDLVEGVRRGVDMFDCVMPTRNARNGHLFIDTGVLKIRNAFHRHDESPLDPTCDCYTCQNFSRAYLHHLDKCGEMLGSMLNTIHNLRHYQVLMAGLREAIQQGTLAAFVDAFYAKRGLPVPPLD, from the coding sequence ATGTCCTTTGAACTTCTGGCCACCGATGGCAAGGCCCGTCGTGGTCGCCTGACCTTCCCGCGTGGCACCGTCGAGACCCCGGCGTTCATGCCGGTGGGCACTTACGGCACGGTCAAGGGCATGTTGCCGCGTGACATCGTTGCCACCGGCGCAGAAATCATTCTGGGCAACACCTTCCACCTGTGGCTGCGCCCTGGCACCCAAGTGATCAAGGAACACGGCGACCTGCACGATTTCATGCAGTGGAAAGGCCCGATCCTCACTGACTCCGGCGGTTTTCAGGTGTTCAGCCTCGGCGCGATGCGCAAGATCAAGGAGGAGGGCGTGACCTTCGCCTCCCCGGTCGACGGCGCCAAAGTGTTCATGGGCCCGGAAGAATCGATGCAGGTGCAGCGCGATCTCGGCTCCGACATCGTGATGATCTTCGACGAATGCACACCGTACCCGGCTGACGAAGACGTCGCCCGCGTATCGATGGAATTGTCGCTGCGCTGGGCTCAGCGTTCGAAAAATGCCCATGGTGAAAACACCGCCGCATTGTTCGGCATCGTTCAGGGCGGCATGCACCAGGATCTGCGCATGCGCTCGCTGGAAGGCCTCGACAAGATCGGCTTCGATGGCCTGGCCATTGGCGGTCTGTCGGTGGGCGAGCCGAAGCACGAAATGATCAAAGTGCTGGATTATCTGCCGGGCATGATGCCGGCTGACAAACCTCGTTACCTTATGGGCGTTGGCAAACCGGAAGATCTGGTTGAGGGTGTGCGCCGCGGTGTGGACATGTTCGATTGCGTGATGCCAACCCGTAATGCCCGCAATGGGCATCTGTTCATTGATACCGGCGTGCTGAAGATCCGTAACGCGTTCCATCGCCATGATGAATCGCCGCTGGATCCGACCTGCGATTGCTATACCTGCCAGAACTTCTCCCGCGCTTATCTGCATCACCTGGACAAGTGCGGCGAAATGCTGGGAAGCATGCTCAATACCATCCATAACTTGCGCCATTATCAGGTGCTGATGGCTGGTTTGCGCGAGGCTATTCAACAGGGTACATTGGCCGCCTTTGTCGATGCCTTCTACGCCAAACGCGGGCTCCCCGTTCCGCCTTTGGACTGA
- the queA gene encoding tRNA preQ1(34) S-adenosylmethionine ribosyltransferase-isomerase QueA — translation MRVADFTFELPDSLIARHPLAERRGSRLLTLDGPSGALAHRQFTDLLEHLRPGDLMVFNNTRVIPARLFGQKASGGKLEILVERVLDTHRVLAHVRSSKSPKPGSRILIDGGGEAEMLARHDALFELGFAEEVLPLLDRVGHMPLPPYIDRPDEGSDRERYQTVYAEKLGAVAAPTAGLHFDQSLMEAIAAKGVETTFVTLHVGAGTFQPVRVEKLEDHHMHTEWLEVGQDVVDAVAACRARGGRVIAVGTTSVRSLESAARDGVLKPFSGDTDIFIFPGRPFHVVDALVTNFHLPESTLLMLVSAFAGYPETMAAYKAAVDNGYRFFSYGDAMFITRNPAPTAPKETGPEETE, via the coding sequence ATGCGCGTTGCTGACTTTACTTTCGAGCTCCCTGATTCGCTGATCGCCCGCCACCCTTTGGCCGAGCGTCGCGGTAGTCGCCTGCTGACCCTTGACGGGCCGAGCGGCGCCCTCGCACACCGTCAATTCACTGATTTGCTTGAGCATTTGCGCCCGGGCGATTTGATGGTGTTCAACAATACCCGGGTGATTCCGGCGCGGCTGTTCGGGCAGAAAGCCTCGGGCGGCAAGCTGGAAATCCTCGTTGAGCGGGTGCTCGATACGCATCGCGTGCTGGCCCATGTGCGTTCCAGCAAGTCGCCGAAGCCGGGTTCGAGGATCCTGATCGACGGCGGTGGCGAGGCAGAAATGCTTGCGCGTCACGATGCGTTGTTCGAGCTGGGCTTCGCGGAAGAAGTGTTGCCGCTGCTTGATCGCGTCGGGCACATGCCGTTGCCTCCTTATATAGACCGCCCGGACGAAGGCTCGGATCGCGAGCGTTATCAGACCGTGTACGCCGAGAAACTCGGTGCGGTGGCGGCGCCGACGGCGGGGCTGCATTTCGATCAGTCGCTGATGGAAGCGATTGCCGCCAAGGGCGTCGAGACTACTTTCGTCACCTTGCACGTGGGCGCGGGGACGTTCCAGCCGGTGCGCGTCGAGAAGCTTGAAGATCACCACATGCACACTGAGTGGCTGGAAGTCGGCCAGGATGTGGTCGATGCGGTCGCAGCGTGCCGTGCGCGCGGTGGTCGGGTGATTGCTGTCGGCACCACCAGCGTGCGTTCGCTGGAAAGTGCCGCGCGTGATGGCGTGCTCAAGCCGTTCAGTGGCGACACCGATATCTTTATCTTCCCGGGCCGACCGTTCCATGTGGTCGATGCCCTGGTGACCAATTTCCATTTGCCGGAATCCACGCTGTTGATGCTGGTTTCGGCATTTGCCGGTTATCCCGAGACCATGGCTGCCTACAAGGCTGCCGTCGACAACGGTTACCGCTTTTTCAGCTACGGTGATGCGATGTTCATCACCCGTAATCCCGCACCTACTGCCCCTAAAGAAACCGGCCCAGAGGAAACAGAATGA
- a CDS encoding PH domain-containing protein, with amino-acid sequence MIDFNNKGFFKLKQNDEYAERVSALLLDGEEVIDSYKAMRDGVVFTNKRIIAVNVQGITGSKKDFTSLPYKNIVAYSVETSGTFDLDSELEIYFSSLGKVKFEFTGKTSMVEISKYISKHLL; translated from the coding sequence ATGATCGACTTCAACAATAAAGGCTTCTTCAAACTCAAGCAGAACGATGAATACGCCGAACGCGTAAGCGCACTGTTGCTGGACGGCGAGGAAGTGATCGACTCTTACAAGGCCATGCGTGATGGCGTGGTGTTTACCAACAAACGCATCATCGCGGTCAACGTTCAGGGCATTACCGGCAGCAAGAAGGATTTCACTTCCCTGCCGTACAAGAACATCGTCGCGTACTCCGTGGAAACCTCGGGCACCTTCGATCTGGATTCGGAGCTGGAGATCTACTTTTCGTCATTGGGGAAGGTGAAGTTCGAATTCACCGGGAAGACGTCGATGGTGGAGATTTCCAAGTACATTTCGAAGCATCTGCTGTAA
- a CDS encoding alkaline phosphatase D family protein, with the protein MFRHFVDLSLLPAVLAGPLLRRLEPTRVVMWLVGTRPLALTLRLQGVGDIPLDAEKCTVIPVGRQAFVHLIDVSLDSALPCDTRIDYDLLIDSTSGIANWAAHLLYGDASSPNFVLRSRIDQLLHGSCRKPHHPATDGLLCVDQLLATETDPQQRPALLMMSGDQVYADDVAGPMLRAIHALIERLGLFDEHLEGAVVSDSAKLYEHPASYYHRADLLPALESNETLRERFFGGARKPIFTSSSADNHLVTFAEVMAMYLLVWSPTAWSLIDPQAPELTPERLKRYALEQTRINAFKTGLGKVARALAHLPSLMIFDDHDITDDWNLSAQWEETAYGHPFSKRIIGNALIAYMLCQGWGNNPDAFKDVLAKTLGLSASGNDQYLDSPVQDDLIDDLLRFQHWHFVLPTSPALVVIDTRTRRWRSEMALKQPSGLLDWEALSELQQELLDHPSAIIVSPAPIFGVKLIETVQKVFSWCGYPLLVDAENWMAHRGAAQVILNIFRHSRTPGNYVVLSGDVHYSFVYEVLIRHRKAGPRIWQITSSGIKNEFPKTLLEWFDRLNRWLYSPRSPLNWFTKRRRMRIVPYTPEHAEAGERLWNSAGIGQVFFNEQGQPREIIQHNSNGKAKTRMLAPDLADYPD; encoded by the coding sequence ATGTTCCGACACTTCGTTGATCTCTCTTTGTTGCCTGCCGTGTTGGCCGGCCCACTGCTGCGCCGGCTGGAGCCGACGCGCGTGGTGATGTGGCTTGTCGGCACGCGGCCACTGGCGCTGACTCTGCGCCTGCAAGGTGTAGGAGACATTCCTCTCGACGCGGAGAAATGCACGGTCATTCCCGTAGGTCGTCAGGCGTTTGTTCATCTCATCGATGTTTCTCTCGACAGCGCCCTGCCCTGCGATACGCGGATCGACTATGACCTGCTGATCGATAGCACATCCGGTATCGCCAATTGGGCGGCGCATTTGCTGTACGGCGATGCAAGCAGTCCGAACTTCGTCCTGCGCTCGCGGATCGATCAACTGCTGCACGGCTCCTGCCGCAAACCGCATCACCCGGCGACGGATGGTTTGCTGTGCGTCGACCAATTGCTGGCGACGGAAACCGATCCACAACAACGCCCCGCCCTGTTGATGATGAGCGGTGATCAGGTCTACGCCGACGATGTGGCTGGCCCGATGCTGCGGGCGATTCATGCCTTGATCGAACGACTCGGCCTGTTCGACGAACACCTCGAAGGCGCCGTGGTCAGCGACAGCGCCAAGCTCTACGAACACCCGGCCAGTTACTACCATCGTGCGGATTTGTTACCGGCGCTCGAGAGCAACGAGACATTGCGCGAGCGATTTTTCGGCGGCGCGCGTAAGCCGATTTTCACCAGCAGCAGCGCCGATAATCACTTGGTGACGTTCGCCGAAGTCATGGCGATGTACCTGCTGGTGTGGTCGCCAACGGCCTGGTCGCTGATCGATCCGCAAGCACCCGAACTGACGCCGGAACGCCTCAAGCGCTACGCCCTCGAACAGACTCGCATCAATGCCTTCAAGACTGGATTGGGCAAGGTCGCCCGCGCGCTGGCGCATCTGCCGAGCCTGATGATTTTCGACGATCACGACATCACCGATGACTGGAACCTGTCTGCGCAATGGGAGGAAACGGCCTACGGCCATCCGTTCTCCAAACGCATTATCGGCAACGCGCTGATCGCCTATATGCTGTGTCAGGGCTGGGGCAACAATCCCGATGCGTTCAAGGATGTGCTGGCAAAAACCCTGGGGCTGAGCGCCAGTGGCAATGACCAGTATCTCGACAGCCCGGTGCAGGACGACCTGATCGATGACTTGCTGCGCTTTCAGCATTGGCATTTTGTACTACCAACCAGCCCGGCGCTGGTGGTCATCGACACCCGTACCCGTCGCTGGCGCAGTGAAATGGCGCTCAAGCAGCCCTCGGGCCTGCTCGATTGGGAGGCGCTGAGCGAACTGCAACAGGAACTGCTCGATCATCCGTCAGCGATCATCGTTTCTCCGGCGCCGATCTTCGGCGTGAAGCTTATTGAAACGGTGCAGAAAGTCTTCAGTTGGTGTGGTTACCCGCTGCTGGTCGACGCGGAAAACTGGATGGCCCATCGCGGTGCTGCGCAGGTGATCCTGAACATTTTCCGCCACTCGCGAACACCGGGTAACTACGTGGTTCTGTCGGGCGACGTGCATTATTCCTTCGTCTACGAAGTACTTATCCGACACCGCAAGGCCGGTCCACGAATCTGGCAGATCACCAGCAGCGGCATTAAAAACGAGTTTCCGAAAACCCTGCTGGAATGGTTCGACCGCCTCAACCGCTGGCTCTACTCGCCACGCTCCCCGCTGAACTGGTTCACCAAACGCCGACGCATGCGCATCGTGCCGTATACGCCAGAACATGCTGAGGCAGGTGAACGCTTATGGAATTCGGCGGGGATCGGTCAGGTGTTTTTCAATGAACAGGGGCAGCCGCGCGAGATCATTCAGCACAATTCGAATGGCAAGGCGAAGACACGGATGCTGGCGCCGGATCTGGCGGATTATCCGGACTAA
- a CDS encoding type II toxin-antitoxin system prevent-host-death family antitoxin, translating into MQTINYTTARAHLAETMDRVNEDRAPLLVTRQKGEPVVMMSLAEYNALEETAYLLRSPANAERLIKSIGEMRAGKAKVRQLIEE; encoded by the coding sequence ATGCAAACCATCAACTACACCACCGCCCGGGCGCATTTGGCCGAAACGATGGATCGCGTTAACGAAGACCGTGCCCCCCTTCTGGTCACACGCCAAAAAGGTGAGCCGGTCGTGATGATGTCTCTGGCCGAGTACAACGCACTTGAAGAAACAGCCTACTTGCTGCGCTCTCCAGCCAACGCCGAGCGGTTGATCAAATCGATTGGCGAAATGCGTGCCGGCAAAGCCAAAGTCAGACAATTGATCGAAGAATGA
- a CDS encoding Txe/YoeB family addiction module toxin, producing the protein MKIEFTPSGWEDYLWFQQNDKAGLKRINLLIKAIQREPFEGIGKPEPLKHNMSGFWSRRVSGEHRLVYSIEGGEICVISCKYHY; encoded by the coding sequence ATGAAAATCGAGTTCACGCCATCAGGTTGGGAAGACTATTTGTGGTTTCAACAGAACGATAAGGCCGGACTCAAACGTATCAACCTGTTGATCAAAGCAATCCAGCGCGAACCCTTTGAAGGTATCGGCAAACCGGAGCCGCTCAAACACAACATGAGCGGCTTTTGGTCCAGACGAGTATCGGGTGAGCATCGTTTGGTCTACAGCATTGAAGGTGGTGAGATTTGCGTTATTA